The following proteins are encoded in a genomic region of Bernardetia sp. MNP-M8:
- a CDS encoding DinB family protein, which translates to MNHSNIAVLKQLKDLLNQLSDKEYAQPLPIISQNTIGKHVRHILEFYTCLFTGIENKSIDYDARKRNLELENYTEKALETSNLIAETLLNLDKDVELELFATLPHQRVKLTSTVERELLYVLEHTIHHFAIIKIAVKNEFPHVKVADDFGVAYATLQHQEVIKN; encoded by the coding sequence ATGAATCATTCGAATATAGCTGTTTTGAAGCAGCTCAAAGATCTTCTCAATCAACTTTCAGATAAAGAATATGCTCAACCTTTACCTATAATTTCTCAAAATACAATAGGAAAACATGTCAGACATATTTTAGAATTTTATACATGTCTGTTTACAGGAATAGAAAATAAGTCAATAGACTATGATGCACGAAAACGTAATCTTGAATTAGAAAACTATACAGAGAAGGCATTAGAAACTTCAAATCTTATTGCTGAAACACTACTAAACTTAGACAAAGATGTAGAATTAGAACTTTTTGCAACACTTCCACATCAAAGAGTAAAACTGACTTCTACTGTCGAAAGAGAACTTTTATATGTATTAGAACATACCATTCATCATTTTGCAATTATCAAAATTGCTGTCAAAAATGAATTTCCTCATGTGAAAGTGGCTGACGATTTTGGCGTGGCGTATGCAACACTTCAACATCAAGAAGTAATTAAGAATTAA